One genomic segment of Theobroma cacao cultivar B97-61/B2 chromosome 6, Criollo_cocoa_genome_V2, whole genome shotgun sequence includes these proteins:
- the LOC18596379 gene encoding regulatory protein NPR3: MAYLSEPSSSLSFSSSSHLSNGSITHNIPSFTVPETGASLEVISLTKLSTSLEQLVNDNGPDFSDADIVVEDVPVGVHRCILAVRSKFFNELFKKGNGSCEKEGKPSYNMSELLPYGKIGLEAFRILLHYLYTGKLRPSPMEVSTCVDNVCAHDACRPAINFAVELMYASSIFQIPELVSLFQRRLLNFVEKALVEDIITILVVAFHCQCSQLVSQCVDRVARSDLDSISIEKELPYEVAESIRLLRRKSPPDGEDNEVVVDPLREKRIRRIHKALDSDDVELVKLLLTESDITLDDAAALHYAAAYCDPKVVSEVLGLRLADVNLRNSRGYTVLHIAAMRKEPSVIMSLLAKGASASELTVDGRSAVNICQRLTRPKDYHAKTEQGKETNKDRICIDVLEREMRRNPMAGDVSVTSHTLADDLHMRLLYLENRVAFARLLFPSEAKLAMDIAHAETTSEFAGLCASKGSNGNLRQVDLNETPIMQKKRLLARMEALMKTVEMGRRYFPHCSEVLDKFMEDDLPDLFYLEKGSSEEQKIKRSRFRELKDDVQKAFSKDKAEFNRTGLSSSSSSSSLKDGGPYKLRKL; the protein is encoded by the exons ATGGCGTATTTATCTGAGCCATCGTCTTCTTTGAGCTTCAGTTCATCTTCACATCTATCAAATGGCTCAATTACTCACAATATACCCTCCTTTACTGTTCCTGAAACTGGGGCCAGTCTTGAAGTTATAAGTTTGACCAAGCTTAGCACCAGCTTGGAGCAACTCGTTAATGACAACGGTCCTGATTTTAGTGATGCTGATATAGTTGTTGAAGATGTTCCTGTTGGTGTTCATAGATGTATTTTAGCTGTTAGGAGTAAGTTTTTTAATGAGTTATTCAAGAAAGGAAATGGGTCTTGtgagaaagaaggaaaaccAAGTTATAACATGAGTGAGTTGTTACCTTATGGCAAGATTGGACTTGAAGCTTTTCGGATTCTCTTGCATTATTTGTACACTGGGAAGCTGAGGCCTTCTCCCATGGAGGTTTCAACATGTGTTGATAATGTTTGTGCTCATGATGCTTGTCGACCCGCCATCAATTTTGCCGTGGAGTTGATGTATGCATCATCGATATTTCAAATACCGGAGCTGGTTTCACTTTTTCAG CGACGTCTCCTTAATTTTGTTGAGAAGGCTCTTGTAGAAGATATTATCACAATCCTTGTGGTTGCTTTCCATTGTCAATGCAGTCAGCTTGTTTCTCAATGTGTTGATAGAGTGGCACGGTCAGATCTTGATAGCATCTCTATTGAGAAAGAGCTTCCTTATGAAGTTGCGGAGAGTATTCGATTGCTTCGCCGCAAGTCTCCACCTGATGGTGAAGATAATGAGGTAGTGGTTGACCCTTTGCGAGAAAAAAGAATCCGGAGAATACATAAAGCATTAGACTCTGACGATGTTGAACTTGTTAAACTACTTTTAACTGAGTCTGACATAACTTTGGATGATGCTGCTGCCCTCCATTATGCTGCAGCATATTGTGATCCCAAGGTTGTCTCTGAGGTTCTTGGCCTGCGTCTGGCTGATGTCAATCTGCGAAATTCTCGTGGTTACACAGTTCTTCACATCGCTGCAATGCGTAAAGAACCATCAGTGATAATGTCTCTTCTGGCAAAAGGGGCCTCTGCTTCAGAGTTGACAGTGGATGGACGAAGTGCAGTTAACATCTGCCAGAGGTTGACAAGACCAAAGGATTATCATGCAAAAACAGAGCAAGGAAAGGAAACAAATAAAGACAGGATATGCATTGATGTTCTAGAAAGGGAAATGAGGAGGAATCCAATGGCCGGGGATGTGTCTGTTACTTCCCATACGTTGGCTGATGATCTACACATGAGACTTCTGTATCTAGAGAACAGAG TGGCTTTTGCAAGGTTACTTTTCCCTAGTGAAGCAAAACTTGCTATGGACATAGCACATGCTGAGACAACCTCTGAGTTTGCTGGTCTTTGTGCATCAAAAGGTTCAAATGGAAACTTAAGGCAGGTTGACTTGAATGAGACACCCATTATGCAGAAGAAAAGACTTCTTGCAAGGATGGAGGCCCTCATGAAAACAG TGGAGATGGGTCGGCGCTATTTCCCTCATTGCTCAGAAGTTCTAGATAAGTTCATGGAGGATGACCTTCCTGATTTATTTTACCTTGAGAAG